The Sphingobium aromaticiconvertens genome has a segment encoding these proteins:
- a CDS encoding SDR family oxidoreductase has translation MSASHRTAIVTGGGSGIGAATAILLARENWRVMVADIDEAGGQRIVDAIRGAGGIADFMATNVMHEDSVAALVEATLSKFGYLDAAVNSAGVGQRGQSIWELDAEAWDRCQAINLRGIFLCIKHQSAAMIRQGSGAIVAISSAAATKGLINSADYCAAKAGVTGLVRGAAVDCAPHGVRINALLPGATRTPLAERSSTSTPGLAGTLRIPLERMAEPEEIAATAAWLVSDAASYVTGASIAADGAMSIA, from the coding sequence GTGTCAGCTTCGCATAGAACGGCCATCGTCACGGGCGGGGGCAGCGGAATAGGAGCGGCAACCGCGATCCTGCTTGCACGGGAAAACTGGCGCGTCATGGTCGCCGATATTGATGAAGCGGGCGGCCAGCGCATTGTCGATGCCATCCGGGGTGCAGGCGGCATTGCCGATTTCATGGCGACCAATGTCATGCACGAAGACAGCGTGGCTGCGCTGGTCGAAGCGACGCTGTCCAAATTTGGTTACCTCGATGCGGCGGTCAACAGCGCCGGTGTCGGGCAGAGAGGCCAATCCATCTGGGAACTGGATGCAGAGGCATGGGATCGCTGTCAAGCGATCAACCTGAGGGGAATATTCCTTTGCATCAAGCACCAGTCCGCCGCCATGATCCGCCAAGGCAGCGGCGCCATTGTCGCGATATCCTCTGCTGCAGCCACCAAAGGCTTGATCAACAGCGCCGATTATTGCGCGGCGAAGGCGGGCGTGACTGGTCTTGTGCGTGGCGCAGCGGTAGATTGCGCGCCCCATGGCGTACGCATAAACGCGCTGCTGCCTGGCGCAACCCGCACGCCTCTCGCCGAACGATCCAGCACTTCAACCCCAGGCCTGGCAGGCACTTTGCGCATTCCGTTGGAGCGCATGGCCGAACCGGAAGAGATTGCAGCAACAGCAGCCTGGCTTGTTTCGGATGCGGCCTCTTATGTCACAGGCGCCAGCATCGCCGCCGACGGCGCCATGAGTATTGCATAA
- a CDS encoding SDR family NAD(P)-dependent oxidoreductase codes for MNDRSPMNAGTERLTGRIVIVTGAASRSGIGFATARRIGAERAIVILTDLNGLDVEARAAELRSMGIAAEGIAQDVTDEQGWSDLIADVVDRHGRLDGLVNNAGIVILAPVGELSLDDWNKQVDVNMTSVFLGCRAAMGHMRRIGNGGAIVNVSSVAGLVGMRRTAAYSASKGGVRLMSKSLALEGAPDAIRVNSVHPGVIETDIQNGARSGSPSDSAAIAAAIPLGHTGRPDYLADAIAFLLSSDAAYITGTELIVDGGLTAQ; via the coding sequence ATGAACGATAGGTCGCCGATGAATGCCGGAACGGAACGACTGACCGGACGGATCGTCATCGTGACCGGGGCAGCTTCCCGTTCCGGCATTGGCTTCGCCACTGCACGCCGCATCGGCGCCGAGCGGGCCATCGTCATCCTGACGGACCTCAACGGCTTGGACGTCGAGGCTCGCGCCGCCGAACTCCGCTCGATGGGCATAGCGGCAGAGGGCATCGCACAGGATGTCACTGACGAGCAGGGATGGAGCGACCTGATCGCTGACGTGGTCGACCGGCACGGCCGGCTGGACGGTCTGGTCAACAATGCCGGCATCGTCATCCTTGCACCTGTAGGCGAGCTTTCGCTCGATGACTGGAACAAACAGGTCGACGTCAACATGACCAGCGTATTCCTGGGCTGCCGCGCGGCCATGGGACATATGCGGCGGATCGGCAATGGCGGCGCCATCGTCAATGTCTCGTCAGTCGCTGGGCTGGTGGGCATGCGCCGGACGGCGGCCTATTCGGCCAGCAAGGGCGGGGTCCGTCTGATGAGCAAATCGCTGGCGCTGGAGGGCGCTCCCGATGCAATTCGCGTCAATTCGGTCCATCCCGGCGTCATCGAGACGGATATTCAGAACGGCGCGCGCAGCGGCAGCCCCTCCGATTCAGCAGCGATCGCGGCGGCCATTCCCCTTGGACATACCGGGCGCCCCGACTATCTGGCCGATGCCATTGCATTTCTACTGTCCAGTGATGCTGCCTATATCACTGGAACAGAATTAATCGTCGACGGAGGGCTGACGGCGCAATAG
- a CDS encoding MarR family winged helix-turn-helix transcriptional regulator, with protein MTTSSSPTVHSHVTPASPLFLREDEVRRGIEMLYFGYSALMQSIEQLLEAQGLGRAHHRALYFISRKPDLTIGELLRLLSITKQSLGRVLNDLIEQGYIETQPGVRDRRQKMLRLSSTGKTLEAELFRALREKMATAYGQAGQGSVTGFWRVLEGLIANGDRQMVLGLQAR; from the coding sequence ATGACCACATCCAGTTCCCCTACAGTCCATTCCCATGTCACCCCCGCCTCCCCGCTATTTTTGCGTGAGGATGAGGTTCGGCGCGGCATCGAAATGCTGTATTTTGGTTATAGCGCGCTCATGCAATCCATCGAGCAGTTGCTGGAAGCGCAGGGGCTGGGCCGCGCCCATCATCGCGCGCTCTACTTCATTTCGCGCAAGCCCGACCTGACCATAGGCGAATTGCTGCGCCTGCTATCGATCACCAAACAGTCGCTGGGACGCGTCCTTAACGACCTTATCGAACAGGGCTATATCGAAACGCAGCCGGGCGTGCGTGACCGACGACAGAAGATGCTGCGCCTGAGCAGTACGGGCAAGACACTGGAGGCCGAACTGTTCCGCGCCCTGCGTGAAAAGATGGCAACCGCATATGGTCAGGCAGGCCAGGGGTCGGTCACGGGTTTCTGGCGGGTACTCGAAGGGCTGATCGCGAACGGCGACCGGCAGATGGTGCTGGGGTTGCAGGCGCGCTAA
- a CDS encoding FadR/GntR family transcriptional regulator, which yields MTTIISARGSVKGRGQRGRNLTYGMLESLGVAIVTGYYATRPFPTEADLTKDYGVSRSVTREAVKMLTAKGLLSARPRQGTIVQPSSSWNLFDADVLRWMLERTFSIELLRDFNQLRIAIEPEAAAFAARLGDADDLRRISAGLERMEAAERGEDEPLEADIAFHVAILRASKNPFYWQLRDVVDTALRTSIRVTNRIKGRTASVRDHGAVRDAIAAGNPDKAREAMRALIDDVIDLIEHSETIEPVR from the coding sequence ATGACGACGATAATTTCTGCGCGGGGATCAGTGAAAGGGCGCGGTCAGCGTGGTCGCAACCTGACCTATGGTATGCTGGAAAGCCTGGGTGTGGCGATCGTGACTGGCTATTATGCCACACGGCCTTTCCCTACGGAGGCGGACCTGACGAAGGATTATGGCGTCAGTCGGTCGGTAACGCGCGAAGCGGTGAAAATGCTGACGGCGAAAGGGTTGCTGAGCGCTCGCCCGCGGCAGGGCACGATTGTCCAGCCATCTTCCTCCTGGAACCTGTTCGATGCGGACGTGCTGCGCTGGATGCTGGAGCGCACATTTTCGATCGAGTTGCTGCGTGATTTCAATCAACTGCGGATCGCGATCGAGCCGGAGGCTGCGGCTTTTGCCGCGCGGTTGGGGGATGCGGATGATCTGCGTCGCATATCGGCGGGGCTTGAGCGGATGGAGGCGGCAGAACGCGGTGAGGATGAACCGCTGGAGGCCGACATTGCCTTTCACGTCGCGATTCTGCGGGCCTCGAAAAATCCCTTTTACTGGCAATTGCGCGATGTTGTGGACACGGCATTGCGGACATCGATCCGTGTTACGAATCGGATCAAGGGGCGAACCGCCAGCGTGCGCGACCATGGCGCCGTGCGCGATGCGATCGCAGCGGGCAATCCGGACAAGGCGCGCGAGGCGATGCGCGCGCTGATCGACGACGTCATCGACCTGATCGAACATAGCGAGACGATCGAGCCAGTCCGCTAA
- a CDS encoding XRE family transcriptional regulator, protein MSTILHSQEDDADGRRPDVLAHVAGNTRRLRAAASLSQNALADLSGISRRMIVGIESGEANVSLSTLDRLASALGASFSEIVRSPDAPDNRRIESLAWQGKHAQSRATLLGTAAAHREVELWTWSLAPGERYPAEADAANWSEMLYVVEGYLTVEAAEGTHRVERGDFLIFSSDRPYSFVNAGAAVVRFVRNVVF, encoded by the coding sequence ATGAGCACTATACTGCACAGTCAAGAGGATGACGCCGACGGGCGAAGGCCTGATGTATTGGCCCATGTCGCCGGCAACACGCGACGCCTGCGCGCAGCGGCGAGCCTGAGCCAGAATGCGCTCGCAGACCTGTCAGGCATCAGTCGTCGGATGATCGTCGGGATCGAGAGTGGCGAGGCCAATGTCAGCCTGTCTACACTGGACCGGCTGGCCAGCGCTCTGGGAGCGAGTTTTTCAGAGATTGTGCGCTCGCCCGACGCGCCCGACAACCGCCGGATCGAAAGCCTGGCCTGGCAAGGAAAGCATGCGCAGAGTCGCGCCACGCTGCTGGGGACCGCCGCGGCTCATCGCGAGGTGGAACTATGGACATGGTCGCTCGCGCCCGGCGAACGCTATCCGGCAGAGGCGGATGCGGCCAATTGGAGCGAGATGCTCTATGTCGTTGAGGGTTATCTGACCGTGGAAGCGGCGGAGGGCACCCATAGAGTGGAGCGCGGCGATTTTCTGATCTTCAGCAGCGATCGCCCCTATAGTTTCGTGAATGCGGGCGCAGCTGTTGTGCGGTTTGTACGGAACGTGGTCTTCTGA
- a CDS encoding DMT family transporter, with amino-acid sequence MLHNAEQDKPASSRLMIGKPELALIGVTVLWGGTFLIVHHAMRESGPLFFVGLRFATAALATLCLAFGVMRGLTARELIAGASIGLGIFIGYTLQSWGLQTIPSSTSAFITAAYVPLVPILQWLILRRRPRLASWIGVALAFAGLILIAAPRAGLTLGRGEMLTVISTLAIAVEIILISLWAGKVNVLRVTVVQLAVTALLAFGLMGPAGETMPALSPFILIAATGLGLMTALIQLVMNWAQRTVSPTRATLIYAGEPLWAGIIGRMAGERLPGTALIGAAFIIAAVIVSEIRFGRRKPEKAAAA; translated from the coding sequence ATGTTGCACAATGCCGAACAAGACAAGCCCGCATCCTCTCGCCTGATGATCGGAAAGCCCGAACTGGCGCTGATTGGTGTGACGGTGCTGTGGGGCGGCACATTCCTGATCGTGCACCATGCGATGCGGGAGTCGGGGCCGCTGTTCTTTGTCGGGCTGCGCTTCGCCACGGCGGCGCTGGCGACGCTGTGCCTCGCCTTCGGCGTCATGCGCGGGCTGACAGCACGGGAACTGATCGCGGGCGCATCGATCGGCCTTGGTATCTTCATCGGCTATACGCTCCAGAGCTGGGGGCTACAGACGATCCCCAGCAGCACCTCGGCCTTCATCACGGCGGCCTATGTCCCACTCGTCCCGATACTCCAATGGCTGATTCTGAGGCGCCGCCCCCGCCTTGCAAGCTGGATTGGCGTCGCGCTGGCCTTCGCGGGCCTGATCCTGATCGCGGCCCCGCGCGCAGGGCTGACGCTTGGCCGTGGCGAGATGCTGACGGTCATCAGCACGCTTGCCATCGCGGTGGAGATTATCCTCATCAGCTTGTGGGCGGGCAAGGTGAACGTCCTGCGCGTCACCGTCGTGCAACTTGCCGTCACTGCCCTCCTCGCCTTCGGCCTGATGGGCCCCGCCGGTGAGACAATGCCCGCCCTGTCGCCCTTCATCCTGATTGCTGCCACGGGCCTTGGCCTGATGACGGCGCTCATTCAACTGGTGATGAACTGGGCGCAACGCACCGTGTCACCAACCCGCGCAACACTCATCTATGCAGGTGAACCGCTCTGGGCCGGGATCATCGGTCGGATGGCGGGAGAACGTCTGCCGGGCACTGCGCTGATCGGCGCGGCCTTCATCATTGCCGCCGTCATCGTCAGTGAAATCCGCTTCGGCAGGCGCAAGCCGGAAAAGGCCGCGGCTGCCTAG
- a CDS encoding pyrroline-5-carboxylate reductase, whose amino-acid sequence MTDGPSAPRFPAHLFPPHLFLVGCGNMAGQMLARWLDCGLDSARVTVLRPSGKPVAPGVAVVTAYPDTLPQGTVILLGMKPYQIADVAAGLAPLCRADVAIVSILAGTMLAQLRGYFPASNDVIRAMPNLPVGIGKGVTALFSDDRTSADGRAMADGLLGPLGLVEWMGEEAQFNSVTALSGCGPAFLFRFVDALARAGEAVGLPAYQSARMALATVEGAAAMAAAATDSPAILADRVASPGGMTREGMNVLDADDGLVRLLIDTLTAARDRGEAMARG is encoded by the coding sequence ATGACGGATGGTCCATCGGCGCCGCGCTTTCCCGCGCATCTTTTCCCCCCGCATCTTTTCCTTGTCGGTTGCGGCAATATGGCGGGGCAAATGCTGGCCCGCTGGCTGGACTGCGGGCTTGATTCCGCGCGCGTGACCGTGCTGCGACCGAGCGGGAAGCCTGTGGCGCCCGGCGTGGCGGTGGTCACGGCTTACCCCGACACGCTTCCGCAAGGGACGGTGATCCTGCTGGGCATGAAACCCTATCAGATCGCGGATGTGGCAGCCGGTCTTGCGCCGCTATGCCGCGCCGACGTCGCGATTGTCTCGATCCTTGCGGGCACAATGCTGGCGCAACTGCGTGGTTATTTCCCGGCGTCGAACGATGTGATCCGCGCCATGCCTAACCTGCCCGTCGGCATCGGCAAGGGTGTGACCGCCCTGTTCAGCGATGACCGGACGTCCGCCGATGGGCGGGCGATGGCCGATGGATTGCTTGGGCCATTGGGTTTGGTCGAATGGATGGGTGAGGAGGCACAATTCAACAGCGTGACCGCGCTGTCGGGCTGTGGTCCGGCCTTCTTGTTTCGCTTTGTCGATGCGCTGGCGCGGGCAGGCGAGGCCGTGGGGCTACCTGCGTACCAGTCGGCGCGGATGGCGCTGGCGACGGTCGAAGGTGCGGCGGCGATGGCGGCTGCGGCGACCGATAGCCCGGCTATCCTCGCTGATCGTGTCGCCAGCCCCGGCGGAATGACCCGTGAGGGCATGAATGTTCTGGATGCCGACGATGGGTTGGTGCGGCTGTTGATCGACACGCTGACCGCCGCGCGCGACCGGGGTGAGGCGATGGCGCGGGGCTAG
- a CDS encoding YbjN domain-containing protein encodes MMDSDEFEQSGQEAAPIDMLAAYFEAHGWTFEHAGEDEIVATTQGSWAEYELRAIWRDEDQVLQLLALPDIRVTDEKRATIYETLGLINEQLWLGHFELWSSSGIILFRHGALLGPGGTLTLDQAQILVETAIDECERFYPVFQFVLWGGKSPSEAISASLIETRGEA; translated from the coding sequence ATGATGGACAGCGACGAATTCGAACAATCCGGCCAGGAAGCAGCGCCGATCGACATGCTCGCCGCCTATTTCGAGGCGCATGGCTGGACCTTCGAACATGCCGGTGAGGACGAGATCGTCGCCACCACGCAGGGCAGTTGGGCGGAATATGAACTGCGCGCGATCTGGCGTGACGAGGATCAGGTGCTGCAATTGCTGGCGCTGCCGGACATCCGCGTCACTGACGAAAAGCGCGCTACGATCTACGAGACGCTGGGCCTGATCAACGAGCAATTGTGGCTTGGCCATTTCGAACTATGGTCGTCGAGCGGGATCATCCTGTTCCGCCATGGCGCGCTGCTGGGACCGGGGGGCACGCTGACGCTGGATCAGGCGCAGATATTGGTCGAGACAGCGATCGACGAATGCGAGCGCTTTTATCCGGTGTTCCAATTCGTGCTGTGGGGCGGCAAAAGCCCGTCCGAAGCGATTTCCGCGAGTCTGATCGAAACCCGCGGCGAAGCCTGA
- a CDS encoding accessory factor UbiK family protein, with translation MQSENRFFDDLAKLVNGAAGTMAGMGREFETNAREKARQFMGGMDFVSREEFDAVKALAAAAREEVELLKARVDALEGREAPVVTKSVRKPKAKPDAAG, from the coding sequence ATGCAGAGTGAAAACCGCTTCTTCGACGACCTGGCCAAGCTGGTGAACGGCGCTGCTGGCACCATGGCGGGCATGGGTCGCGAGTTTGAGACCAACGCGCGGGAGAAGGCGCGCCAGTTCATGGGCGGCATGGATTTCGTGTCGCGCGAGGAGTTTGATGCGGTCAAGGCACTCGCCGCCGCCGCACGGGAAGAGGTGGAACTGCTCAAGGCCCGCGTAGACGCGCTGGAAGGCCGGGAAGCTCCGGTCGTGACCAAGAGCGTCCGCAAGCCCAAGGCGAAACCCGACGCGGCTGGTTGA
- a CDS encoding TspO/MBR family protein, giving the protein MNEIASRGQLRLAYLRWALFTVPMVVVLGFLSSKIANSGYANRWFAALDKPALMPPGWVFGFVWTILYIVMALAFAMILHARGARMRGLAIALFLGQLILNLLWSPLFFRAHQVGDALALILLLLVVVTVTAALFWRIRKAAGMMLLPYVAWLAFASFLNYEIGRLNPGAQTLVAPALRTQI; this is encoded by the coding sequence ATGAACGAAATCGCGTCCCGGGGCCAGTTGCGGCTCGCTTATCTGCGCTGGGCGCTGTTCACGGTGCCAATGGTCGTTGTGCTTGGCTTTTTGTCGAGCAAGATAGCCAATAGCGGCTATGCCAATCGCTGGTTCGCGGCACTGGACAAGCCGGCGCTGATGCCGCCGGGCTGGGTGTTCGGCTTCGTCTGGACGATCTTGTACATCGTGATGGCGCTGGCCTTTGCCATGATCCTGCATGCGCGTGGGGCGCGTATGCGGGGCCTCGCCATTGCCCTGTTCCTGGGACAGCTCATACTCAACCTCCTCTGGTCACCACTGTTCTTCCGCGCGCATCAGGTGGGGGATGCGCTCGCGTTGATCCTGCTGCTGCTGGTGGTTGTGACCGTCACGGCGGCGCTATTCTGGCGCATCCGAAAGGCGGCGGGTATGATGCTGTTGCCCTATGTCGCCTGGCTGGCCTTTGCCTCTTTCCTCAACTATGAGATCGGCCGCCTCAATCCGGGCGCGCAAACCCTTGTAGCGCCTGCATTGCGTACCCAGATATAG
- a CDS encoding efflux RND transporter permease subunit, whose translation MQLSDVSVRRPVFAAVIAILLCIVGVVGFISLSVREYPDTDPPVVSVETTYTGAAASVVETRITQLLEDAIAGVQGIQTITSSSQDGTSNISIEFDPSRDIDSAANDVRDRVGSAVEDLPEDALAPEIRKVDADSRPILFLAFSRPGWTQIQISDYIDRNIADRFSAIDGVARVNIGGEARPSTRIWLNAEKLAAFALTPADVEAALRTQNVELPAGRFESKDQNQTLRVERPFATPAEFVNLVVGRGNDGYQVKLGDVARIEEGAENPYSSFRSNSGTAIGLGIVRQSGANTLDVADKAKAMLKTLDLPEGMRVAIGSDESLFISRAIDNVYDTLIEAAVLVIIVIFLFLGSVRATIIPAVTVPICLLATCASMWLMGLSINLLTLLAFVLAIGLVVDDAIVVLENVYHRIEQGEDPLVAAFLGTRQVGFAIISTTLVVCAVFVPVMFLAGQTGLLFRELAITMVAAIAFSGFISLTLAPMMCSKLLKNSARGRFAHWIDRQFQRLEGSYSRWLDRAIRKPLIPLLVVAAFLAVAGGLFMVIPSELAPAEDTGVVDSQISAAEGVGFDKMLSYMQKIEKDLSPLREDGTVQNLIIRTPGGFGTSDDFNSGNVIAFLRPWEDRTITTAQVADTINKTIAQQPGIRGNAAPRSGLGRGRGLPVNMVIAGSTYEGLVAARDRIMAAAATNPGLINLDSDYKETKPQMRIEVNQQRAGDLGVSVNDVSQALQSLLGSRRVTTYVDRGEEYRVLVQAEDEGRRTNADLERIQVRSRTGVLVPLSALVTIKEVAGPRQLNRYNKLRAITLTAALAPGYSLGEGLAFLEAQAQQAPEVLAIGYRGESQSLRETGGSIWLVFGLTIIIVFLLLAAQFESFIHPGVIIATVPLAVAGGVLGLALTGGSVNLYSQIGIVMLVGLAAKNGILIVEFANQLRDEGLEIAEAIRQAATRRLRPILMTSIATVIGAVPLVIRGGAGAASRQSIGVVVVFGVSLATLITLFLIPIFYSRVAGRTVSPQTVGRKLDSALKESPDAAE comes from the coding sequence ATGCAGCTTTCCGACGTCTCTGTCCGCCGCCCGGTCTTCGCCGCGGTCATCGCCATCCTGCTCTGCATCGTCGGCGTTGTCGGGTTCATCAGCCTGTCGGTGCGCGAATATCCCGACACCGATCCCCCGGTCGTATCGGTCGAGACGACCTATACCGGGGCGGCTGCCTCGGTTGTCGAAACGCGCATCACCCAGCTTCTGGAGGATGCGATTGCGGGTGTGCAGGGCATCCAGACGATCACGTCCAGTTCGCAGGACGGCACGTCGAACATCAGCATTGAATTTGATCCGTCGCGCGACATTGATTCAGCCGCGAATGATGTGCGCGACCGTGTCGGCTCGGCGGTCGAGGATTTGCCCGAAGATGCGCTGGCACCCGAAATCCGCAAGGTGGACGCTGATTCCCGCCCGATCCTGTTCCTGGCCTTTTCCCGTCCCGGTTGGACGCAGATCCAGATTTCCGACTATATCGACCGTAATATCGCGGACCGTTTTTCCGCGATCGATGGCGTGGCGCGGGTCAATATCGGCGGGGAGGCGCGACCGTCGACGCGAATCTGGCTGAATGCCGAAAAACTGGCGGCCTTTGCCCTGACTCCTGCGGATGTCGAAGCGGCGCTGCGGACCCAGAATGTCGAACTACCGGCCGGTCGTTTCGAATCGAAGGACCAGAACCAGACGCTGCGCGTCGAGCGGCCCTTTGCGACTCCCGCCGAATTCGTCAATCTGGTCGTTGGCCGTGGGAATGACGGCTATCAGGTGAAGCTGGGCGATGTCGCCCGGATCGAGGAAGGGGCGGAAAATCCCTACAGTTCCTTCCGGTCCAACAGCGGCACCGCGATCGGCCTTGGCATCGTCCGCCAGTCGGGCGCGAACACGCTGGATGTCGCGGACAAGGCCAAGGCGATGTTGAAGACGCTCGATCTGCCCGAAGGGATGCGGGTCGCGATCGGATCGGATGAAAGTCTGTTTATCAGCCGTGCGATCGACAATGTCTATGACACGCTGATTGAGGCGGCGGTCCTGGTCATCATCGTTATTTTCCTGTTTCTGGGCTCGGTGCGGGCGACCATAATTCCGGCCGTCACGGTGCCCATCTGCCTGCTCGCGACCTGCGCCAGCATGTGGTTGATGGGTCTGTCGATCAACCTGTTGACCCTGTTGGCGTTCGTGCTGGCGATCGGTCTGGTCGTGGACGATGCGATCGTGGTGCTGGAAAATGTCTATCACCGGATCGAACAAGGCGAAGATCCATTGGTCGCGGCTTTTCTGGGTACGCGGCAGGTCGGCTTCGCGATCATTTCCACCACGCTGGTCGTGTGCGCGGTGTTCGTGCCGGTCATGTTCCTGGCCGGGCAGACGGGCCTGCTGTTTCGGGAACTGGCCATCACGATGGTGGCGGCGATCGCCTTCTCAGGCTTCATCTCGCTCACCCTGGCGCCGATGATGTGTTCCAAACTGCTCAAGAACAGCGCGCGTGGACGGTTCGCGCACTGGATCGACAGGCAGTTCCAGCGGCTGGAGGGCAGCTATTCCCGCTGGCTCGACCGGGCGATCCGCAAGCCGTTGATCCCGTTGCTGGTCGTCGCTGCTTTTCTGGCGGTGGCAGGGGGCCTGTTCATGGTTATCCCCAGCGAACTTGCCCCGGCGGAGGACACCGGCGTTGTGGACAGCCAGATCAGCGCGGCGGAGGGTGTCGGTTTCGACAAGATGCTCTCCTATATGCAGAAGATCGAAAAAGATCTGTCGCCGCTGCGCGAAGATGGCACGGTCCAGAACCTCATCATCCGCACGCCTGGCGGCTTTGGCACGAGCGACGATTTCAACAGCGGCAACGTCATCGCCTTCCTGCGGCCATGGGAGGATCGCACCATCACCACCGCGCAGGTCGCCGATACGATCAACAAGACGATCGCGCAGCAGCCCGGCATACGCGGCAATGCCGCGCCGCGATCGGGCCTGGGCCGTGGACGTGGCCTGCCCGTCAATATGGTGATTGCCGGGTCCACCTATGAAGGGTTGGTCGCTGCGCGCGACCGCATCATGGCGGCGGCGGCGACGAACCCCGGCCTCATCAACCTGGACAGCGATTACAAGGAAACCAAGCCGCAGATGCGGATCGAGGTGAACCAGCAGCGCGCTGGCGACCTGGGCGTGTCGGTCAATGACGTCAGCCAGGCGCTTCAAAGCCTGCTCGGTTCGCGGCGCGTCACCACCTATGTCGATCGCGGTGAGGAATATCGCGTGCTGGTGCAGGCGGAGGATGAAGGCCGCCGGACCAATGCGGACCTGGAACGGATTCAGGTGCGCAGCCGGACCGGCGTGCTGGTGCCGCTCTCTGCGCTTGTCACCATAAAAGAGGTGGCCGGACCGCGTCAGCTCAACCGCTACAACAAGTTGCGTGCCATCACGCTGACCGCAGCGCTCGCACCGGGCTATTCCCTGGGTGAAGGGTTGGCCTTCCTTGAAGCGCAGGCGCAGCAGGCGCCTGAAGTCCTGGCGATCGGCTATCGTGGTGAAAGCCAGTCATTGCGGGAGACGGGTGGGTCGATCTGGCTGGTCTTTGGTCTGACCATCATCATCGTCTTCCTGCTGCTCGCCGCTCAGTTCGAAAGCTTCATTCATCCCGGCGTCATCATCGCCACCGTGCCGCTGGCGGTAGCGGGCGGGGTGCTGGGCCTCGCGCTGACGGGCGGGTCGGTCAATCTTTACAGCCAGATCGGCATTGTCATGCTGGTGGGGCTGGCGGCCAAGAACGGCATCCTGATCGTCGAATTCGCCAACCAGTTGCGCGACGAGGGGCTGGAGATCGCCGAAGCGATCCGGCAGGCGGCGACAAGGCGTCTGCGGCCAATTCTGATGACCTCCATCGCGACGGTTATCGGTGCTGTGCCGCTGGTTATCCGGGGCGGGGCCGGGGCGGCTTCGCGCCAGAGCATCGGTGTTGTCGTTGTCTTTGGCGTGTCGCTGGCGACGTTGATTACATTATTCCTGATCCCGATCTTCTATTCACGGGTTGCAGGACGCACCGTTTCTCCGCAAACCGTGGGCCGAAAGCTGGATTCGGCACTCAAGGAGTCGCCCGACGCCGCTGAATGA